In Erpetoichthys calabaricus chromosome 15, fErpCal1.3, whole genome shotgun sequence, one DNA window encodes the following:
- the LOC114666275 gene encoding kinesin light chain 1-like isoform X3, giving the protein MSTMVYPREEKLEKLTQEEIISNTKLVIQGLEALKNEHNSILHSLLETIKCLKKDEEANLVHEKSNLLRKSVEMIELGLGEAQVMMALSSHLNAVESEKQKLRAQVRRLCQENQWLRDELANTQQKLQKSEQSVAQLEEEKKHLEFMNQLKKYDEDVSPSEEKEGEAPKDSLDDLFPNDEEEHNQGMQHPHNSAAVAAAQQGGYEIPARLRTLHNLVIQYASQGRYEVAVPLCKQALEDLEKTSGHDHPDVATMLNILALVYRDQNKYKEAAHLLNDALSIREKTLGKDHPAVAATLNNLAVLYGKRGKYKEAEPLCKRALEIREKVLGIDHPDVAKQLNNLALLCQNQGKYEEVELYYCRALQIYESRLGPDDPNVAKTKNNLASCYLKQGKYKEAEVLYKEILTRAHEKEFGSVDAENKPIWMHAEEREEMSKGKHRENIPYAEYGGWYKACKVNSPTVNTTLRNLGALYRRQGKLEAAETLEQCALRSRKQGTDPINQTRVVEILKDGENPERRRSRDSLGTSVKYESGLEGGEEVSMAVEWNGA; this is encoded by the exons ATGTCCACAATGGTTTACCCAAGAGAAGAGAAACTAGAAAAACTAACCCAGGAGGAAATAATCTCAAATACCAAACTTGTGATCCAAGGACTGGAAGCCTTAAAGAATGAACATAACTCAATTCTCCACAGCCTTCTAGAGACCATCAAGTGCCTGAAGAAAGATGAGGAGGCTAACCTGGTACATGAGAAATCCAACCTCTTGCGCAAGTCTGTGGAAATGATTGAGCTTGGACTTGGAGAGGCCCAG GTGATGATGGCCCTCTCCAGCCACTTGAATGCCGTAGAATCTGAAAAGCAAAAGCTGCGTGCACAAGTGAGACGATTATGCCAAGAGAATCAGTGGTTAAGAGATGAATTGGCCAACACTCAGCAAAAACTTCAGAAGAGTGAACAGAGTGTAGCACAATtagaagaggaaaagaaacatCTTGAATTTATGAATCAACTCAAGAAGTATGATGAAGATGTCTCTCCTTct gaggaaaaagaaggagaggCACCTAAAGATTCACTAGATGATCTTTTCCCTAATGATGAAGAGGAACACAATCAAGGAA TGCAACATCCACATAACAGTGCAGCTGTAGCAGCAGCACAGCAAGGTGGATATGAGATCCCAGCTCGACTTCGAACACTACATAATTTAGTGATTCAGTACGCTTCCCAGGGGCGTTATGAAGTTGCTGTGCCCCTGTGCAAACAAGCTCTGGAGGATTTGGAAAAGACGTCCGGGCATGATCACCCAGATGTGGCCACTATGCTAAACATTCTAGCTCTGGTTTACAG gGATCAGAACAAATACAAAGAGGCTGCACATTTACTTAATGACGCCTTGTCTATCAGAGAAAAAACTTTAGGAAAAGACCATCCAGCT gTTGCTGCAACTCTAAATAATTTGGCTGTATTATATGGTAAAAGGGGAAAGTACAAGGAGGCCGAACCACTCTGCAAGAGAGCTCTTGAGATAAGAGAAAAG GTTCTTGGAATAGATCACCCCGATGTAGCAAAGCAATTGAATAATTTAGCTCTGCTATGTCAAAACCAGGGTAAATATGAGGAAGTAGAATTATACTACTGCCGTGCACTTCAGATTTATGAATCCAGGCTGGGACCTGATGATCCAAAtgtggcaaaaacaaaaaataatttg gCATCTTGCTACTTAAAGCAAGGCAAATATAAGGAGGCAGAAGTTCtctacaaagagatccttaccaGAGCCCATGAGAAAGAATTTGGATCTGTAGATG CTGAAAACAAGCCAATATGGATGCACGCTGAAGAGCGAGAGGAGATGAGCAAA GGAAAACATCGAGAGAACATTCCTTATGCAGAGTATGGTGGCTGGTATAAGGCCTGTAAAGTTAATAG CCCCACAGTTAATACTACATTGAGGAATTTGGGAGCACTCTATCGTCGACAGGGAAAGCTTGAGGCAGCAGAGACCCTTGAGCAGTGTGCCCTAAGGTCCCGGAAACAG GGCACTGATCCCATAAATCAAACAAGAGTTGTGGAAATTCTGAAGGATGGTGAGAATCCTGAGAGGAGGCGCAGCCGGGACAGCTTGGGAACCTCCGTTAAATATGAAAGTGGATTagaaggaggagaggaagtgagtaTGGCAGTAGAATGGAATGGG
- the LOC114666275 gene encoding kinesin light chain 1-like isoform X4: MSTMVYPREEKLEKLTQEEIISNTKLVIQGLEALKNEHNSILHSLLETIKCLKKDEEANLVHEKSNLLRKSVEMIELGLGEAQVMMALSSHLNAVESEKQKLRAQVRRLCQENQWLRDELANTQQKLQKSEQSVAQLEEEKKHLEFMNQLKKYDEDVSPSEEKEGEAPKDSLDDLFPNDEEEHNQGMQHPHNSAAVAAAQQGGYEIPARLRTLHNLVIQYASQGRYEVAVPLCKQALEDLEKTSGHDHPDVATMLNILALVYRDQNKYKEAAHLLNDALSIREKTLGKDHPAVAATLNNLAVLYGKRGKYKEAEPLCKRALEIREKVLGIDHPDVAKQLNNLALLCQNQGKYEEVELYYCRALQIYESRLGPDDPNVAKTKNNLASCYLKQGKYKEAEVLYKEILTRAHEKEFGSVDAENKPIWMHAEEREEMSKGKHRENIPYAEYGGWYKACKVNSPTVNTTLRNLGALYRRQGKLEAAETLEQCALRSRKQGTDPINQTRVVEILKDGENPERRRSRDSLGTSVKYESGLEGGEEA, translated from the exons ATGTCCACAATGGTTTACCCAAGAGAAGAGAAACTAGAAAAACTAACCCAGGAGGAAATAATCTCAAATACCAAACTTGTGATCCAAGGACTGGAAGCCTTAAAGAATGAACATAACTCAATTCTCCACAGCCTTCTAGAGACCATCAAGTGCCTGAAGAAAGATGAGGAGGCTAACCTGGTACATGAGAAATCCAACCTCTTGCGCAAGTCTGTGGAAATGATTGAGCTTGGACTTGGAGAGGCCCAG GTGATGATGGCCCTCTCCAGCCACTTGAATGCCGTAGAATCTGAAAAGCAAAAGCTGCGTGCACAAGTGAGACGATTATGCCAAGAGAATCAGTGGTTAAGAGATGAATTGGCCAACACTCAGCAAAAACTTCAGAAGAGTGAACAGAGTGTAGCACAATtagaagaggaaaagaaacatCTTGAATTTATGAATCAACTCAAGAAGTATGATGAAGATGTCTCTCCTTct gaggaaaaagaaggagaggCACCTAAAGATTCACTAGATGATCTTTTCCCTAATGATGAAGAGGAACACAATCAAGGAA TGCAACATCCACATAACAGTGCAGCTGTAGCAGCAGCACAGCAAGGTGGATATGAGATCCCAGCTCGACTTCGAACACTACATAATTTAGTGATTCAGTACGCTTCCCAGGGGCGTTATGAAGTTGCTGTGCCCCTGTGCAAACAAGCTCTGGAGGATTTGGAAAAGACGTCCGGGCATGATCACCCAGATGTGGCCACTATGCTAAACATTCTAGCTCTGGTTTACAG gGATCAGAACAAATACAAAGAGGCTGCACATTTACTTAATGACGCCTTGTCTATCAGAGAAAAAACTTTAGGAAAAGACCATCCAGCT gTTGCTGCAACTCTAAATAATTTGGCTGTATTATATGGTAAAAGGGGAAAGTACAAGGAGGCCGAACCACTCTGCAAGAGAGCTCTTGAGATAAGAGAAAAG GTTCTTGGAATAGATCACCCCGATGTAGCAAAGCAATTGAATAATTTAGCTCTGCTATGTCAAAACCAGGGTAAATATGAGGAAGTAGAATTATACTACTGCCGTGCACTTCAGATTTATGAATCCAGGCTGGGACCTGATGATCCAAAtgtggcaaaaacaaaaaataatttg gCATCTTGCTACTTAAAGCAAGGCAAATATAAGGAGGCAGAAGTTCtctacaaagagatccttaccaGAGCCCATGAGAAAGAATTTGGATCTGTAGATG CTGAAAACAAGCCAATATGGATGCACGCTGAAGAGCGAGAGGAGATGAGCAAA GGAAAACATCGAGAGAACATTCCTTATGCAGAGTATGGTGGCTGGTATAAGGCCTGTAAAGTTAATAG CCCCACAGTTAATACTACATTGAGGAATTTGGGAGCACTCTATCGTCGACAGGGAAAGCTTGAGGCAGCAGAGACCCTTGAGCAGTGTGCCCTAAGGTCCCGGAAACAG GGCACTGATCCCATAAATCAAACAAGAGTTGTGGAAATTCTGAAGGATGGTGAGAATCCTGAGAGGAGGCGCAGCCGGGACAGCTTGGGAACCTCCGTTAAATATGAAAGTGGATTagaaggaggagaggaa